In Lewinellaceae bacterium, a single window of DNA contains:
- a CDS encoding DEAD/DEAH box helicase gives MRVDSVAGFDQFRLSVRDGSQWFELDGELRVDEETVLTLQELLALSEQQSQFVELSPGKFLALTNEFRQRLKGINGLLSASKKGGKLQLHPLAASAIEPFTGAIKNLEASQKFRESRERLEQAFAKKYRLPKNFDANLRPYQLEGFQWLQRCAAWGVGACLADDMGLGKTVQALAALTTRATLGPALVVAPASVCHNWVAETTRFAPELTPILFGESDREATVKKAKKGHLVIVTYDLMAREEKLFTEKKWATVILDEAQAIKNRATKRSETAMGLRADFKMIMTGTPIENHLGELWNLFQFLNPGLLGSIGQFNERFALPIEKYQDENRREQLRRLVHPFILRRRKDEVLKDLPEKTEITLTVELPPEERAFYEALRRNAIEKLDATASDGQAGPQHLRILAEIMRLRRAACHPSLADGGAAFTGSAKLELFSEIVDELLENGHKALVFSQFVDHLKILEKHLKSKKISYQYLDGSTPGKKRQAAIDAFQAGEGDIFLISLKAGGTGLNLTAADYVIHTDPWWNPAVEDQATDRAHRIGQERPVTAYRLVAAQTIEEKILQLHAQKRDLADSLLSGADMSAKLSAEQLMELLREERKA, from the coding sequence TTGCGCGTCGACTCCGTGGCCGGCTTCGATCAGTTCCGCCTGTCGGTCAGGGATGGAAGCCAGTGGTTCGAACTGGATGGCGAGTTGAGGGTCGACGAAGAAACGGTGCTTACCCTGCAGGAACTGCTGGCCCTGAGCGAGCAGCAAAGCCAGTTTGTGGAACTCAGCCCCGGCAAGTTCCTGGCTTTGACCAACGAGTTCCGCCAGCGGCTGAAAGGCATTAACGGTTTGTTGAGCGCATCTAAAAAGGGCGGAAAACTGCAACTGCACCCACTGGCCGCCTCCGCCATCGAACCCTTCACCGGAGCCATAAAGAATCTGGAAGCCAGCCAGAAGTTCAGGGAAAGCAGGGAGCGGCTGGAGCAGGCTTTCGCCAAAAAATATCGGCTCCCGAAAAATTTCGACGCCAACCTGCGCCCCTACCAGCTCGAAGGTTTTCAGTGGCTGCAGCGCTGCGCCGCCTGGGGCGTGGGTGCCTGCCTGGCCGACGACATGGGCCTTGGCAAAACGGTGCAGGCTCTTGCCGCCCTCACCACCCGCGCCACGCTGGGGCCCGCCCTGGTGGTTGCTCCTGCCAGTGTTTGCCACAATTGGGTGGCGGAGACTACTCGTTTTGCGCCCGAACTGACGCCCATCCTTTTCGGCGAAAGCGACCGGGAGGCCACCGTCAAAAAGGCAAAAAAGGGCCACCTCGTCATCGTGACCTACGACCTGATGGCCAGAGAGGAAAAATTGTTCACAGAAAAAAAATGGGCGACCGTCATCCTGGACGAAGCACAGGCGATCAAAAACCGGGCGACCAAACGCTCGGAAACGGCAATGGGCCTGCGCGCCGATTTTAAAATGATTATGACGGGCACGCCGATCGAGAACCACCTCGGCGAGCTGTGGAACCTCTTCCAGTTCCTCAACCCCGGCCTGCTGGGCAGCATCGGCCAATTCAACGAGCGCTTCGCACTGCCCATTGAAAAATACCAGGACGAGAACCGCCGCGAACAGCTGCGCCGCCTGGTACATCCCTTTATCCTCCGCCGCCGGAAGGATGAGGTACTCAAAGACCTCCCCGAAAAAACGGAAATTACCCTCACCGTCGAACTGCCGCCGGAAGAGCGGGCTTTCTACGAAGCCCTGCGCCGCAACGCCATCGAAAAACTGGACGCAACGGCCAGCGACGGACAGGCCGGGCCACAACACCTGCGCATCCTGGCCGAGATCATGCGCCTGCGCCGCGCCGCCTGCCACCCCTCCCTGGCCGATGGGGGCGCCGCCTTCACCGGCAGCGCAAAGCTGGAATTATTCTCCGAGATCGTAGACGAGCTGCTGGAAAATGGCCACAAGGCCCTGGTCTTCAGCCAATTCGTCGACCACCTGAAGATACTGGAGAAACACCTGAAGTCGAAAAAAATCAGCTACCAGTACCTCGACGGCAGCACGCCCGGCAAAAAACGGCAGGCGGCTATTGATGCTTTCCAAGCCGGCGAGGGCGATATTTTCCTCATCAGCCTGAAAGCAGGCGGCACCGGCCTCAACCTCACTGCCGCCGACTACGTCATCCACACCGACCCCTGGTGGAACCCCGCCGTGGAAGACCAGGCCACCGACCGGGCCCACCGTATCGGGCAGGAACGCCCGGTGACGGCCTATCGCCTGGTGGCGGCACAGACCATCGAGGAAAAAATCCTGCAATTGCACGCCCAAAAACGCGACCTGGCCGACTCGCTGCTGTCCGGCGCCGACATGAGCGCCAAATTGTCGGCGGAGCAGTTGA
- the glk gene encoding glucokinase has protein sequence MQNTLIPITFPRQNPLPDGATLLAADIGGTKTDMALFAVENGQPVLKEERRYASAEWDSLVGMARDFSGEADLPKRMCISFAGPVKQGNAQGTNLPWDIRSQAIRQALNMETVFLINDLEANSYGLAALQEDDLQVIYPGENLQPGNGAVISPGTGLGEGGLYWDGKAYRPFATEGGHTHFAPRNDLDWRLFKYLSEQYGHVSWERVVSGMGITNLFRFMRDVEQLEAPASFDRIEAPAISRAAAEGDLISQWTLRLFFRYLAEEAANLAMKFKATGGIYIGGGIVPQIWNDAHHEIFNEYFFAVGRLSPLIKSVPVTLILNQKTALLGAGWYGAFG, from the coding sequence ATGCAAAATACCCTCATCCCCATCACCTTCCCCCGTCAGAACCCTCTTCCGGATGGCGCCACGCTGCTCGCCGCCGACATAGGAGGCACCAAAACGGATATGGCCCTCTTTGCTGTAGAGAACGGCCAACCCGTATTAAAAGAAGAGCGCCGCTATGCCTCTGCCGAATGGGATTCTCTGGTGGGCATGGCCCGCGATTTTTCCGGGGAAGCCGACCTTCCAAAACGGATGTGCATTTCCTTTGCCGGGCCGGTCAAGCAGGGCAATGCCCAGGGCACCAACCTGCCCTGGGATATCCGAAGCCAGGCTATCCGCCAGGCGCTGAATATGGAAACCGTTTTCCTGATCAACGACCTGGAAGCCAACAGCTACGGGCTGGCGGCCTTGCAGGAGGACGACCTGCAAGTGATCTACCCTGGTGAAAACCTCCAGCCGGGGAACGGGGCGGTTATCTCGCCCGGCACAGGCCTGGGAGAGGGAGGATTGTACTGGGACGGGAAGGCGTACCGCCCATTTGCCACCGAAGGCGGCCACACGCATTTTGCGCCCCGCAACGATCTCGATTGGCGCCTGTTTAAATACCTTTCCGAGCAATACGGCCACGTCAGCTGGGAAAGAGTGGTCTCCGGCATGGGCATCACCAACCTGTTCCGATTTATGCGGGATGTTGAGCAACTGGAAGCGCCGGCTTCCTTCGACCGCATCGAGGCGCCCGCCATCAGCCGGGCCGCAGCAGAGGGTGATCTTATCAGCCAATGGACGCTTCGCCTTTTCTTCCGCTATCTGGCGGAGGAAGCGGCCAACCTGGCCATGAAATTCAAGGCCACCGGCGGGATTTACATCGGCGGCGGCATCGTCCCTCAAATATGGAACGACGCCCACCACGAGATATTTAACGAGTATTTCTTCGCAGTGGGCCGCCTCTCTCCATTGATAAAATCGGTGCCGGTGACGTTGATCCTGAACCAGAAAACGGCTTTGTTGGGGGCTGGATGGTATGGGGCGTTTGGGTGA
- the trxA gene encoding thioredoxin, whose translation MLHKINTKNFQSAVLNYSQPVVVDVWADWCGPCKMLAPQFAAAATELEGKARFVKLDADKNQKLVRKYKVMGLPTLLFFKDGQLVDRTTGVVSKTAILKRVKPLLSEEDQKELKTGFNWKFWE comes from the coding sequence ATGCTACACAAAATTAACACCAAGAACTTTCAATCCGCTGTCCTCAACTATTCCCAGCCTGTCGTCGTGGACGTCTGGGCGGACTGGTGCGGCCCCTGCAAAATGCTGGCGCCGCAATTTGCCGCTGCCGCCACTGAACTGGAAGGCAAGGCCCGATTTGTCAAACTGGACGCTGATAAAAACCAAAAGCTGGTGCGTAAATATAAAGTCATGGGCCTGCCGACCCTCCTCTTCTTCAAGGATGGCCAGTTGGTGGACAGAACCACCGGAGTGGTATCCAAAACGGCTATCCTGAAAAGGGTGAAGCCGCTGCTGAGCGAGGAGGATCAGAAAGAGCTGAAGACGGGCTTTAACTGGAAGTTTTGGGAGTGA
- a CDS encoding oligosaccharide flippase family protein encodes MSLLKKLAGETAIYGTSSILSRLLHYVILTPYFTRVFLQGEYGVVSDMYTWAALLLVLFTYRLETAFFRFGSRDEDMERSFSTATLSLLASTIVLTVLFVWCAQPIADWLKYPQHPEYVIWFAFIIAFDALTAIPFARLRLENRPIRFAVVKTLNIIVNIFFIFLFLEVWPWLLNNGWGILESFYHHEQRIAYVFFSNFLASGFVLLFLSPLYFRIRLRFDRELWQRMIVYAAPLVIVGIAGVINQLIGIPMLKELASDDLAYNKRMMGIFSAASKLAVLMNLFTQAFNYAAEPFFFKNAHRSDKDKIYAQVGQAFALVGSVVFLGIMLYLDVVQHFIGKDFREGLGVVPLLLLAYLFLGLYYNFSIWYKLADRTMIGGYIALGGSVITIALNVWLIPSYGYYGPGWAALACYLFMAGVSYWTGQRYYPINYPVGRMAVYILLAVGLYGVSEALRGVAGGRLLISLAINTAILASYLSVLYLMERRQVNRMLGIGKTQVK; translated from the coding sequence TTGTCACTACTCAAAAAACTAGCCGGCGAGACCGCCATATACGGCACGAGCAGCATCCTGAGCCGCCTGCTGCACTACGTCATCCTCACTCCCTACTTCACCCGGGTGTTCCTGCAGGGAGAGTACGGGGTGGTGTCGGACATGTACACCTGGGCGGCCCTGCTGCTGGTGTTGTTCACCTACCGGCTGGAAACGGCCTTCTTCCGTTTTGGCAGCCGCGACGAGGATATGGAGCGGAGCTTCTCCACTGCTACCCTCTCCCTGCTGGCCTCCACCATCGTGCTGACGGTATTGTTTGTATGGTGCGCCCAGCCCATTGCCGACTGGCTGAAGTATCCCCAGCATCCGGAATACGTCATCTGGTTTGCCTTCATCATCGCCTTTGATGCCCTTACCGCCATCCCTTTCGCCCGCCTCCGCCTGGAAAACCGGCCCATCCGTTTTGCGGTTGTTAAGACGCTGAATATTATCGTCAACATATTTTTCATCTTCCTCTTTCTGGAAGTGTGGCCCTGGTTGCTCAACAACGGCTGGGGCATTTTGGAATCCTTCTACCACCACGAGCAGCGCATCGCCTATGTCTTTTTTTCCAACTTCCTGGCCAGCGGCTTTGTCCTGCTGTTTTTATCGCCCCTGTACTTCCGCATCCGGCTGCGCTTCGACCGGGAGCTGTGGCAACGGATGATCGTCTATGCTGCGCCCCTGGTTATCGTCGGCATCGCCGGAGTGATCAACCAACTGATCGGCATCCCCATGCTCAAAGAGTTGGCTTCGGACGACCTGGCCTACAACAAACGCATGATGGGTATTTTCAGCGCCGCCTCCAAGCTGGCGGTGCTCATGAACCTCTTTACCCAGGCGTTCAATTACGCTGCCGAGCCCTTCTTTTTCAAGAATGCGCATCGTTCGGATAAGGATAAAATCTATGCGCAGGTGGGGCAGGCCTTCGCCCTGGTAGGCAGCGTCGTTTTCCTGGGCATTATGCTCTATCTCGACGTCGTCCAGCATTTCATTGGGAAGGATTTCCGGGAAGGCCTGGGCGTGGTGCCCCTGTTGCTGTTGGCCTATCTTTTTCTGGGCCTGTATTACAACTTCTCCATCTGGTATAAACTAGCCGACCGCACCATGATCGGGGGCTACATTGCCCTGGGCGGTTCGGTGATCACCATCGCGCTCAACGTCTGGCTGATCCCTTCCTATGGCTACTACGGGCCGGGCTGGGCGGCGCTGGCCTGTTACTTGTTCATGGCCGGGGTGAGCTACTGGACGGGGCAGCGGTATTATCCCATCAACTACCCGGTCGGGCGGATGGCGGTTTACATCCTGCTGGCAGTGGGCCTTTATGGGGTGAGCGAGGCGTTGCGGGGAGTGGCCGGCGGGCGTTTGCTGATCAGCCTGGCAATCAATACGGCAATATTGGCGAGCTACCTTAGTGTCTTGTATTTGATGGAAAGGCGGCAGGTTAACAGGATGCTGGGGATTGGAAAAACCCAGGTTAAGTAA
- a CDS encoding M42 family metallopeptidase, which produces MINVDLLKAICETPGAPGFEQRIRELVLKEVSPLVDEVRVDNMGNVITLKRGSGDKKVMIAAHMDEIGFIVTHVDDDGFIRFHPLGGFDPKTLTSQRVIVHGRKDLIGVMGSKPIHLMKPEERNKQTPINDYFIDLGMPKDEVVKAVSIGDPITRDRHLIEMGECVNSKSIDNRVSVFILIEALRELKDKDVPYDVYGVFTVQEEVGLRGAMSSTHAIDPDFGIALDVTIAFDVPGAQAHEYVTRLGKGAAIKIMDGSVISDYRMVNFLKKMATDNNIPWQPEILPAGGTDTAGLQRYGKRGAIAGAISIPLRHIHQTIELAHKRDIHNCIELLKAALLHLDQHDWRFEHTRMEEKKKGDDVFGFL; this is translated from the coding sequence ATGATAAACGTCGATCTGCTCAAAGCTATATGTGAAACACCGGGAGCGCCGGGATTTGAACAACGAATCCGGGAATTGGTATTAAAAGAGGTAAGTCCTTTGGTGGATGAAGTGCGAGTGGATAATATGGGAAACGTAATCACCCTGAAAAGGGGTAGCGGCGATAAAAAAGTGATGATCGCCGCCCACATGGACGAGATCGGCTTCATTGTTACTCATGTTGACGACGACGGGTTTATCCGCTTTCATCCCCTGGGGGGCTTCGACCCCAAAACCCTGACCTCCCAGCGGGTCATCGTTCACGGCAGAAAAGATTTGATCGGGGTAATGGGCTCCAAGCCCATCCACCTCATGAAACCAGAGGAGCGCAACAAACAAACGCCCATCAACGACTACTTCATCGACCTGGGCATGCCCAAGGACGAAGTCGTAAAGGCGGTCTCCATCGGCGACCCCATCACCCGCGACCGGCACCTCATTGAAATGGGGGAGTGCGTCAACAGCAAATCTATAGATAACCGGGTATCGGTTTTTATTTTGATCGAAGCACTACGAGAACTAAAGGACAAGGACGTGCCCTACGATGTATACGGCGTATTTACCGTTCAGGAAGAAGTGGGTTTAAGGGGCGCCATGTCTTCTACCCATGCCATCGACCCTGATTTCGGCATCGCCCTGGATGTGACCATCGCCTTTGACGTGCCGGGCGCCCAGGCGCACGAATACGTCACACGCCTGGGCAAAGGCGCCGCCATCAAGATTATGGACGGCTCTGTGATCTCGGACTACCGCATGGTCAACTTCCTGAAAAAGATGGCCACCGATAACAACATTCCCTGGCAGCCCGAAATCCTGCCCGCCGGCGGTACCGATACGGCCGGCCTGCAGCGCTACGGCAAGCGGGGCGCCATCGCCGGGGCCATTTCCATCCCGCTCCGCCACATCCACCAAACCATCGAGCTGGCCCACAAGCGCGACATCCACAATTGCATCGAGCTGCTCAAAGCAGCCCTGCTTCATCTCGACCAGCACGACTGGCGCTTTGAGCATACCCGAATGGAAGAAAAGAAAAAAGGGGATGATGTGTTTGGATTTTTGTAG
- a CDS encoding homogentisate phytyltransferase, which produces MNFLINFIRFSRLHTVVGTSLSILALYLLALSMSGYQDWHLPELLLTLASCLGANIYIVGLNQITDVEIDRINKPYLPLASGAFSMRMGYFLIFVSVFLSLALAFYIGKYLLLTVLLSLALGTAYSLPPFRLKRFYFWAAFCIIAVRGLIVNLLLFLNFHFIINGRENIPPAIWLLTGTIFIYSIIIAWFKDIPDMEGDSQYEIRTLSLRIGARKVFLVGNILISLIYGSLVILPFLLDFKINGIVFAGAHLLLLILLWMANSRVNLQQKATVQQYYQFIWILFFLEYITFATAGLAGS; this is translated from the coding sequence ATGAATTTCCTGATCAACTTTATCCGCTTTTCCCGCCTGCATACGGTGGTGGGCACCAGCCTCAGCATACTGGCTCTTTACCTGCTGGCCCTCTCAATGTCCGGTTATCAGGACTGGCATTTGCCGGAGCTGTTGCTGACCCTGGCCAGTTGCCTGGGCGCCAACATCTACATCGTCGGCCTCAACCAGATCACCGACGTGGAGATCGACCGCATCAACAAGCCCTACCTGCCGCTGGCATCCGGCGCCTTTTCTATGCGGATGGGGTATTTTCTGATCTTCGTTTCGGTTTTCCTTTCCCTGGCCCTTGCCTTTTACATTGGAAAGTATCTGCTGCTCACCGTGTTGCTCAGCCTGGCGCTGGGCACGGCCTACTCCCTGCCCCCTTTTCGGCTGAAGCGCTTTTACTTCTGGGCGGCTTTTTGCATTATTGCCGTGCGAGGGCTTATTGTCAATTTGTTGCTTTTTCTGAACTTCCATTTTATCATCAACGGGCGGGAAAACATCCCGCCGGCCATCTGGCTGCTGACCGGCACCATATTTATCTACAGCATCATCATTGCCTGGTTTAAGGACATCCCTGATATGGAAGGGGACAGCCAGTACGAAATCCGTACCCTTTCTTTGCGGATCGGCGCCCGGAAGGTGTTTCTGGTCGGCAATATCCTGATCAGCCTCATCTACGGCAGCCTGGTGATCCTGCCTTTTTTACTGGATTTTAAGATAAATGGAATCGTCTTTGCCGGGGCACACCTTCTGCTTTTGATCTTATTGTGGATGGCGAATAGCCGGGTGAACCTTCAGCAGAAGGCCACCGTACAGCAGTATTACCAGTTCATCTGGATTTTGTTTTTCTTAGAGTACATCACGTTTGCGACAGCGGGTTTGGCAGGCAGCTGA
- a CDS encoding class I SAM-dependent methyltransferase, giving the protein MDTLNQRIQHFYDRSTALWLDTWGEHMHHGHYGEDGKAAKDHAQAQADLALELLRWGGTEKASRILDAGCGVGGSSRLLAQLFDAEVLGCTLSPVQAEQGQKYNEAAGLGDKVETRAQDMMSLSATDGPFSLVWSMESAEHIREKQQMLELFHQLLEPGGKLLMATWCHRPTPPGLSSAEKQLLEGIYQYYHLPPMVSIPELEAMAKASGFEQIKTADWTRAVTPFWGAVMQSAFRWRSIKGLLQAGWPTIKGAWAMRYMIKGYRLGLIQFGVLQGQKV; this is encoded by the coding sequence ATGGATACCCTCAACCAACGCATACAGCATTTTTACGACCGCTCCACTGCTCTGTGGCTGGACACCTGGGGGGAGCACATGCACCACGGGCACTACGGCGAAGACGGCAAAGCGGCCAAGGATCACGCCCAGGCGCAGGCCGACCTGGCGTTGGAACTGCTGCGTTGGGGAGGCACGGAGAAGGCCAGCCGCATTTTGGATGCCGGGTGCGGGGTGGGGGGAAGCTCCCGCCTGCTGGCTCAATTGTTCGACGCCGAAGTGTTGGGCTGCACCCTCAGCCCGGTGCAGGCCGAACAAGGACAGAAGTACAATGAAGCTGCCGGCCTTGGCGACAAAGTAGAAACCAGGGCACAAGACATGATGAGCCTCTCGGCAACTGACGGCCCGTTCAGCCTGGTTTGGTCAATGGAAAGCGCCGAACACATCCGCGAAAAACAGCAGATGCTGGAGCTTTTCCACCAACTGCTGGAGCCAGGTGGGAAGCTGTTGATGGCCACCTGGTGCCACCGGCCTACTCCCCCCGGGTTGAGTTCCGCAGAAAAGCAGCTGCTGGAGGGTATTTACCAATATTACCATCTGCCACCAATGGTTTCGATACCAGAGCTGGAAGCTATGGCGAAAGCCAGTGGCTTTGAGCAGATAAAAACTGCCGACTGGACCCGTGCCGTAACGCCTTTTTGGGGCGCTGTGATGCAATCGGCCTTCCGGTGGCGCAGCATTAAGGGGTTGCTTCAGGCTGGTTGGCCTACCATTAAAGGCGCCTGGGCGATGCGCTATATGATCAAGGGGTATCGGCTGGGCCTCATCCAGTTTGGCGTTCTTCAAGGACAGAAAGTATGA
- a CDS encoding methyltransferase domain-containing protein: protein MRLIQHKKEAYWFYRYLSIFYDKLVNPLFWTKRMRDEALELGQLKEPGLKIIDVGSGTGFTTEGIVRLASAERVTCVDQSPHQMAKAKKKPALQSCTFQLGDAENIPFDTDMFDRYVSAGSIEYWPNPQQGINEAYRVIKPGGIALMIGPLEPENAIARFMANTWMLFPKEEEYLHWFREAGFHDIKIRYVKPHWVTGRGEYGIAISGAKPHAGLSPGAALTVQEEAAQKMTPARWLQLAGRVLIGSLAGFVFIPAALFGYIRGAFSGQKGVPEEYRERLNGYQITALVAITIVIVLVIYRFL, encoded by the coding sequence ATGCGATTGATCCAACATAAAAAAGAAGCCTATTGGTTTTACCGCTACCTGTCCATTTTTTACGACAAGCTGGTCAATCCTCTGTTCTGGACCAAGCGCATGCGCGACGAGGCCCTGGAGCTGGGGCAACTGAAGGAACCCGGACTGAAGATCATCGACGTTGGCTCCGGGACGGGGTTCACCACCGAGGGTATTGTCCGGCTGGCCTCGGCGGAGAGGGTAACGTGTGTGGATCAGAGCCCGCACCAGATGGCGAAAGCAAAGAAAAAGCCAGCGCTTCAAAGCTGCACCTTTCAACTGGGCGACGCCGAAAACATTCCCTTCGATACGGATATGTTCGACCGCTATGTATCGGCAGGCAGCATTGAGTACTGGCCCAACCCGCAGCAGGGCATCAACGAAGCTTACCGGGTTATCAAGCCCGGCGGCATCGCCCTGATGATCGGCCCGCTGGAGCCGGAGAATGCCATCGCCCGTTTCATGGCCAACACCTGGATGTTGTTCCCGAAAGAAGAGGAATACCTGCACTGGTTCCGGGAGGCCGGCTTCCATGACATCAAAATCCGGTACGTCAAGCCGCATTGGGTGACTGGCCGGGGAGAATACGGCATCGCGATTTCCGGGGCCAAGCCTCATGCCGGCCTTTCCCCGGGAGCGGCCCTCACGGTACAAGAGGAAGCCGCCCAAAAAATGACGCCGGCCCGCTGGCTGCAACTGGCCGGGAGGGTGCTCATTGGCTCTCTGGCCGGGTTTGTTTTCATACCGGCAGCCCTTTTCGGGTACATCCGCGGTGCCTTCAGCGGGCAAAAAGGGGTGCCGGAGGAATACCGGGAGCGGCTGAATGGTTATCAGATCACTGCTTTAGTGGCTATCACAATTGTCATCGTCCTGGTGATCTACCGCTTTTTGTAA
- a CDS encoding 4Fe-4S binding protein: protein MSNKEPVIFDIGWNACINCGACVAICPKEAGFISAFDTIAVGRPCDIACLLCEDICPVSTISHKVA from the coding sequence ATGAGCAATAAAGAACCCGTCATTTTCGACATAGGCTGGAACGCCTGCATCAACTGCGGCGCCTGCGTGGCCATCTGCCCCAAGGAAGCGGGGTTTATCAGCGCTTTTGACACTATTGCAGTGGGCCGGCCCTGCGATATTGCCTGTTTGTTGTGCGAGGATATATGCCCGGTGAGTACGATCAGCCACAAGGTGGCATGA
- a CDS encoding NAD(P)/FAD-dependent oxidoreductase, with protein sequence MPIAQYDLVIIGSGPAGSTTARFAAGQGLKVLLVDKRQELGAPIQCSGAVSRHALEEVGVAPEAEFIHEPIYGFGIYNEKGDRTVVDYRCLKPEDYGPEEGKKPLGYVVDRRRFDRYLMTQAERAGVEVWLKTEGVSYQPNGNGSCEVHLRRFNQEVTVKARVLVGADGLQSQVGKWANLRTHIKITELASCLQFIVDQVETEGLLEIITGHEWAPGGYAWVFPKGHGYAEIGLGVIPTMTDKNAQWHLDKFIKQSFFKERFKNSRILEIQGGGVPLASPLRTQYADNLILVGDAARHVNPITGGGIHTALSGGSIAGTFLANFLNGGQQPTAANLKTYQDCWLEEVGNKMWQLYEVKTDIFRTNDIPTRDALLYQTMSSYFSPHSEYKKI encoded by the coding sequence ATGCCAATCGCTCAATACGATCTCGTAATCATCGGCTCCGGGCCCGCCGGGTCTACCACCGCCCGCTTTGCCGCCGGGCAGGGCCTGAAAGTGCTGTTGGTGGACAAGCGGCAGGAGCTGGGGGCGCCCATACAGTGCTCGGGGGCGGTGAGCCGCCATGCCCTGGAGGAAGTAGGGGTCGCGCCCGAGGCGGAGTTCATCCACGAGCCCATTTACGGCTTCGGCATCTACAATGAGAAGGGAGACAGAACAGTCGTCGATTACCGCTGCCTCAAGCCGGAGGACTATGGGCCGGAGGAAGGGAAAAAGCCCCTGGGCTATGTAGTAGACCGCCGCCGCTTCGACCGCTATCTGATGACGCAGGCGGAGCGCGCCGGAGTAGAGGTGTGGTTGAAAACGGAGGGGGTATCTTACCAACCCAACGGCAATGGCAGTTGCGAGGTCCATTTGCGCCGTTTCAACCAGGAGGTCACGGTCAAGGCGCGGGTACTGGTGGGCGCCGACGGCCTGCAATCGCAGGTGGGCAAATGGGCCAACCTGCGCACCCACATCAAGATCACGGAGCTGGCCAGTTGCCTGCAGTTCATCGTCGACCAGGTAGAAACCGAGGGGCTGCTGGAAATCATCACCGGCCACGAGTGGGCGCCGGGCGGCTACGCCTGGGTCTTCCCCAAAGGCCATGGCTACGCCGAGATCGGCCTGGGCGTCATTCCGACCATGACGGACAAAAACGCGCAGTGGCACCTCGACAAATTCATCAAACAATCCTTTTTCAAAGAACGGTTTAAAAACTCCCGCATCCTGGAGATACAGGGCGGGGGAGTGCCCCTGGCATCCCCTCTGCGCACCCAGTACGCCGACAACCTCATCCTGGTGGGCGACGCCGCCCGTCACGTCAACCCCATCACCGGGGGCGGCATCCATACGGCGCTAAGCGGGGGGTCTATTGCCGGAACTTTTTTGGCCAATTTCCTGAACGGGGGGCAACAACCCACCGCCGCCAACCTGAAAACGTATCAGGACTGCTGGCTGGAAGAGGTAGGCAACAAGATGTGGCAATTGTACGAGGTCAAAACCGATATTTTCCGGACAAATGACATCCCAACGCGCGATGCGCTTTTGTACCAGACGATGTCCAGCTACTTTAGCCCTCACTCCGAATACAAAAAAATATGA
- a CDS encoding 4a-hydroxytetrahydrobiopterin dehydratase: MWKEENNQLKATFKFKDFTEAFAFMTEVAFHAEKMQHHPNWHNVYNTVDFALNTHDAGDKVTEKDHKLAEVIDKVYQRYQ; this comes from the coding sequence ATGTGGAAAGAAGAAAACAACCAGCTCAAAGCTACCTTTAAATTCAAAGATTTCACCGAAGCGTTCGCTTTTATGACGGAAGTGGCCTTCCACGCCGAAAAGATGCAACATCACCCAAACTGGCACAACGTTTACAACACCGTTGATTTTGCGCTGAATACGCACGATGCCGGGGATAAAGTCACGGAGAAGGACCACAAGCTGGCGGAGGTTATTGATAAGGTGTATCAACGGTATCAATAG